The Parasteatoda tepidariorum isolate YZ-2023 chromosome X2, CAS_Ptep_4.0, whole genome shotgun sequence genome includes a region encoding these proteins:
- the LOC139427182 gene encoding uncharacterized protein: MDLLDLTDSKSFLFLNDGTATHSSFSYSSTEELDVTFASSDIFPSCSWKVLDSVGSDHLPILVEININKIGPNSSNYHWNFGKANWQSFEKLTDQAFINPGHFGGIETCWFNFKQVIIHAAKQSILRGRIKKYTPYFTHCSESLKPLIEERNRLHSILMNKHVKPGYGNLPSALENINRKERTQTPFWNIRVTFLGTKGPLRIYLGDHYSKTSLLSFSRNDKITESKARRLVHGCRNSTGGNHIWQDCFSFHDLDLALKHIDPSKLPRPDDIFGHMLTHLGPKGRQQLLTVFNLSWKNGRLPRDWRRALVIPIRKPGRPADSSESCRPKALTSIPCKIVGKMILSRLTYHLQEK, from the exons ATGGATCTTCTGGATTTAACGGATTCTAAGTCCTTTCTGTTTCTTAACGATGGGACGGCAACTCACTCCTCCTTTAGCTACAGTTCCACTGAGGAACTGGATGTGACTTTTGCCAGCTCTGATATCTTTCCTTCTTGTAGCTGGAAAGTACTTGATAGTGTGGGCAGCGACCATTTACCTATCCTAgttgaaattaacataaacaAGATAGGACCAAATTCATCAAATTATCATTGGAACTTTGGAAAGGCTAATTGGCAATCCTTTGAAAAGCTGACTGATCAGGCATTTATCAACCCTGGCCACTTTGGTGGTATCGAAACTTGCTGGTTCAATTTTAAGCAAGTTATTATTCATGCTGCCAAGCAATCCATTCTTAggggaagaataaaaaaatacacaccATATTTTACTCATTGTTCCGAGTCACTTAAACCCCTTATTGAAGAAAGAAATAGGTTGCACAGTATCCTAATGAACA AACATGTGAAACCAGGTTATGGAAACTTACCAAGTGCCTTGGAAAACATCAACCGCAAAGAGAGAACTCAAACACCATTCTGGAACATCAGGGTGACATTCCTCGGAACGAAAGGGCCACTGCGGATTTATTTGGGTGACCATTACAGCAAAACAAGCCTTTTATCCTTTAGTCGAAATGACAAAATTACTGAGAGTAAAGCCAGAAGACTAGTTCATGGATGCCGCAACTCTACTGGTGGTaaccatatatggca GGACTGCTTTTCCTTCCACGATTTAGATCTTGCCCTCAAACATATTGATCCTTCGAAGTTACCCAGACCAGATGATATTTTTGGCCACATGTTAACGCACCTGGGCCCAAAGGGAAGGCAGCAGCTGTTGACTGTCTTTAATTTATCTTGGAAGAATGGTAGACTTCCCCGTGATTGGAGGAGAGCCCTCGTTATACCTATCAGAAAGCCTGGCAGACCTGCCGATTCTTCCGAGAGCTGTAGACCTAAAGCTCTGACAAGTATCCCCTGTAAGATTGTAGGAAAGATGATACTCTCCAGGCTAACTTATCACCTTCAGGAAAAATAG